One genomic region from Leifsonia poae encodes:
- a CDS encoding Gfo/Idh/MocA family protein — protein sequence MAARIGVIGASWRGEYFIRAASMLPEHFEIARVLTRSASSAERVSAKWGLDATTSLDDFRTGDYDFVVVAAPPETAPELTVALARAGHAVLTETPPAPTRESLFAFYEDVKDLRVQVAEQYRFQPHLAARLALARSGRLGDISFTRMSVAHGYHGVSLIRAFLGAGFEPVDIAGWAAEMPVLSVRGRDDWQDEPAAYVPSRTFARLGFGDTTALYEFDFEQYFSPLRPRHIEVYGERGQLADDEVSSVVGPRHVTTGRLQRTATGADGDLEGWFVDSVSWGDDVLWRNRFRGARLNDDELAVAELMHRMAEYAAGGSPVYPAADGCHDQLLSLAINDAVASGSPTRVVDAPWANETSVLAAGPSA from the coding sequence ATGGCGGCCCGCATCGGTGTCATCGGCGCGAGCTGGCGGGGCGAGTACTTCATCCGAGCGGCCTCGATGCTCCCCGAGCATTTCGAGATCGCCCGCGTGCTCACGCGAAGCGCATCGTCCGCCGAGCGCGTCTCGGCGAAGTGGGGCCTCGACGCGACGACGTCACTCGACGATTTCCGCACCGGCGACTACGACTTCGTCGTCGTGGCCGCGCCGCCGGAGACCGCGCCGGAACTCACGGTGGCCCTCGCCCGCGCCGGCCACGCCGTTCTGACAGAGACACCGCCTGCGCCGACGCGCGAATCCCTGTTCGCGTTCTACGAAGACGTCAAGGATCTGCGGGTGCAGGTCGCCGAGCAGTACCGGTTCCAGCCCCACCTTGCGGCACGGCTCGCCCTCGCCCGCTCCGGCCGGCTCGGCGACATCTCCTTCACCCGGATGTCGGTCGCCCACGGGTATCACGGCGTGAGCCTCATCCGGGCCTTCCTCGGCGCGGGATTCGAACCGGTCGACATCGCCGGATGGGCGGCGGAGATGCCCGTCCTCTCCGTGCGCGGGCGCGACGACTGGCAGGACGAACCGGCGGCGTATGTGCCGAGCCGCACCTTCGCACGGCTCGGCTTCGGCGACACCACCGCCCTCTACGAATTCGACTTCGAGCAGTACTTCTCCCCCCTCCGCCCACGCCACATCGAGGTGTACGGCGAGCGCGGTCAGCTCGCCGACGACGAGGTCTCCTCGGTCGTCGGTCCGCGCCACGTGACGACCGGCCGCCTGCAACGCACCGCGACGGGAGCGGACGGTGACCTCGAGGGCTGGTTCGTCGACTCCGTCTCCTGGGGCGACGACGTGCTCTGGCGCAACCGTTTTCGGGGTGCGCGACTCAACGACGACGAACTGGCGGTAGCGGAGCTCATGCACCGGATGGCCGAATACGCCGCGGGTGGGTCTCCGGTGTATCCCGCGGCGGACGGCTGCCACGACCAGCTCCTCAGCCTCGCGATCAATGACGCCGTCGCATCCGGTTCGCCCACGCGTGTCGTCGACGCGCCCTGGGCGAACGAAACGAGCGTGCTCGCGGCGGGTCCCTCGGCATGA